A region from the Chrysoperla carnea chromosome 4, inChrCarn1.1, whole genome shotgun sequence genome encodes:
- the LOC123298801 gene encoding uncharacterized protein LOC123298801 produces MANNSSHCGNTRIFINDEHIKLEQELNTQPIIKGETMEQSNAMELVLIKEEILEESDIEEPEQLNTLEESDVELEPGQLLNTELIIKDEIINTNDLDHQQSHNEDKVYSCADCDKTFTWKGSLIRHKQAHTGERPFSCEMSGLSGLSVDILERQCLQLQKRLQQKQQRISTSFVIILITVILGVLITQFTQMHVIDFMVKYALGTRCFIPNNYLIWEATRPVSNCDFCINITKALILPNLTREEFAPYAYSSRPIIIKNAVQHWPAMTVFTYEFFKNLYENIEGAYESVDDGCQFLHFQSDFVTIRDVFQMSEARAKNLPGEKSWYIGLGNCHPEVLNEMRKYYPRPHFLPDDAEISNREYIFFGYNDGATMHLDYIPRLMWQAQISGNKTWNLIPTPECENVCNHIKFYVEAGDAILLDTRVWYHSTSINTPGVFSLTVQSEYG; encoded by the exons atgGCTAATAATTCATCCCATTGTGGAAATACTCGGATATTTATCAATGATGAACATATTAAACTTGAACAGGAATTAAATACGCAGCCAATAATTAAAGGTGAAACCATGGAACAAAGTAATGCAATGGAACTTGTACTAATTAAGGAAGAAATACTAGAAGAAAGTGATATAGAGGAACCTGAACAATTAAATACACTAGAAGAAAGTGACGTGGAGCTAGAACCTGGACAACTATTAAAtactgaattaataattaaggacgaaataataaatacaaatgatTTAGACCATCAACAATCTCATAATGAAGATAAAGTGTATTCATGTGCcgattgtgataaaacatttacttggAAAGGCAGTTTAATTCGACATAAACAAGCACATACAGGAGAAAGGCCTTTTtcatgtgaa ATGTCTGGTCTTTCAG GTTTAAGTGTAGATATATTAGAAAGACAATGTTTACAATTACAAAAACGTCttcaacaaaaacaacaaagaaTTTCAACAtcatttgtaattatattaattacagtTATACTTGGCGTTTTAATTACACAATTTACACAAATGcatgtaattgattttatggtGAAATACGCACTGGGTACACGATGTTTTattccaaataattatttaatatgggAAGCAACAAGGCCTGTATCAAATTGTGATTTCTGTATAAATATCACAAAAgctttaattttaccaaatttaacaCGTGAAGAATTTGCACCATATGCTTATTCATCACgaccaattattattaaaaatgctgTACAACATTGGCCAGCAATGACTGTATTtacatatgaattttttaagaatttatatgaaaatattgagGGTGCATATGAGAGTGTGGATGATGGTtgccagtttttacattttcaatcaGATTTTGTTACGATTCGAGATGTTTTTCAAATGAGTGAAGCTCGTGCCAAAAATTTACCGGGTGAAAAATCATGGTATATTGGATT GGGAAACTGTCATCCAgaagttttaaatgaaatgcGTAAATATTATCCAAGACCACATTTTTTACCAGATGATGCCGAAATTTCAAATCgggaatatatattttttggatataaCGATGGAGCTACAATGCAT TTAGATTATATACCACGTTTAATGTGGCAAGCACAAATAAGTGGAAATAAAACATGGAATTTAATACCAACACCAGAATGTGAAAATGTTTGTAATCATATAAAGTTTTATGTGGAAGCAGGTGATGCAATTTTATTAGATACTCGTGTATGGTATCACAGCACATCAATAAATACTCCTGGAGTATTTAGTTTAACCGTACAATCTGAATACGGTTAA